One Aspergillus oryzae RIB40 DNA, chromosome 2 genomic window carries:
- a CDS encoding SelT/SelW/SelH family protein (uncharacterized protein conserved in bacteria), which translates to MTTPEPQPKTSVATEKVHLPRITIKYCTQCKWMLRAAYFAQELLSTFSTDLGEVALIPATGGIFTVTIYHSSSEVVETQETILWDRKTNGGFPEVKVLKSLVRNVIDPSRDLGHTDRALKAGNVSVKEGGAARVSSSEGKGGEKVDGEKKECEDCR; encoded by the exons atgacaaCCCCGGAGCCCCAGCCAAAGACATCCGTCGCCACAGAAAAAGTACACCTCCCACGCATCACGATCAAATACTGCACACAATGTAAATGGATGTTGAGGGCTGCTTAT TTCGCCCAAGAGCTCCTCTCAACATTCAGCACCGATCTAGGCGAGGTAGCGCTCATCCCGGCTACGGGGGGAATCTTCACAGTAACGATATATCATTCCTCGTCGGAAGTGGTGGAGACGCAAGAGACGATCTTGTGGGATCGGAAGACGAATGGGGGGTTTCCTG AGGTCAAGGTGCTCAAGTCGTTGGTGAGGAATGTGATTGATCCGTCGAGGGATTTGGGGCATACGGATCGGGCGTTGAAGGCTGGTAATGTGTCTGTGAAGGAGGGGGGTGCTGCTAGGGTGAGTTCGAGtgagggaaaggggggtGAGAAGGTagatggggagaagaaagagtgTGAGGATTGTCGGTGA